One part of the Vitis riparia cultivar Riparia Gloire de Montpellier isolate 1030 chromosome 6, EGFV_Vit.rip_1.0, whole genome shotgun sequence genome encodes these proteins:
- the LOC117915791 gene encoding lysine-rich arabinogalactan protein 19-like gives MARLFRFCIALTAVLLLVEFAVAVDPPELSPAPAPESGAENVAPSPHTLSPPLSPTAPSPSPYFGSPPAPPLALESSPSPSPDSSPAPTPSPTPSSSDVGDIQHTSTENADGEEGESSGGLKGGQKAGIALGVIACVAVLGVGCLVYKKRQDNIQRSRYGYAARRELL, from the coding sequence ATGGCGAGATTGTTCAGATTCTGCATTGCGCTTACTGCGGTGTTGCTTTTAGTGGAGTTCGCTGTCGCTGTAGATCCGCCAGAGTTGTCGCCTGCGCCGGCGCCTGAAAGCGGCGCCGAAAATGTTGCTCCATCGCCACATACATTGTCTCCGCCGCTTTCGCCAACCGCTCCTTCGCCATCTCCGTATTTTGGGTCACCGCCGGCGCCACCACTGGCTTTGGAATCTTCTCCGTCGCCTTCGCCTGACTCGTCTCCGGCGCCGACGCCCTCTCCTACACCCTCTTCGTCTGATGTTGGGGATATTCAGCACACGAGTACTGAGAACGCAGATGGAGAGGAAGGAGAGTCATCCGGTGGACTCAAAGGTGGACAGAAGGCTGGGATAGCGCTCGGAGTCATCGCCTGTGTTGCTGTGCTCGGAGTCGGTTGTTTGGTGTACAAGAAACGGCAGGACAACATCCAGCGATCCCGATACGGCTACGCAGCGAGGAGAGAGCTTCTTTAG
- the LOC117916097 gene encoding protein disulfide isomerase-like 1-4 — translation MSGRLVLLLFLSSLLLFSQFSPSLSTDKNDDDLDEDLSFLEQDDVVEPQHSKSGHTSDPDEFDDDALDDDFDNHSDFDEPDSDYGKYSQPEIDEKDVVVLKERNFSDVIENNQYVMVEFYAPWCGHCQALAPEYAAAATELKEEKVVLAKVDATEESELAHEYDIQGFPTVYFFIDGVHKPYPGQRTKDAIITWIKKKIGPGVYNITTIEDGERILTSENKVVLGFLDSLVGPESEELSAASKLEDDVNFYQTVNPDVAKLFHIDPKVKRPALVLLKKEAEKLSHFNGNFTKSAIAEFVFANKLPLVTTFTRDSAPLIFESPIKKQLLLFATANDSEKVVPAFQEAAKSFKGKIIFVYVEMDNEEIGRPVSDYFGVTGDAPKVLAYTGNDDARKFILDGEVTLDKVKAFGEDFLEDKVKPFFKSDPIPESNDEDVKIVVGDNFDEIVLDESKDVLLEIYAPWCGHCQALEPTYNKLAKHLRGIESLVIAKMDGTTNEHHRAKSDGFPTLLFFPAGNKSSDPITVDTDRTVVALYKFLKKHASIPFKLEKPASASKPEGSDAKESDESSSPSDLKDEL, via the exons ATGTCGGGTCGACTCGTTCTCCTCCTCTTCCTCTCCTCTCTCCTTCTCTTTTCTCAATTCTCTCCGTCCTTGTCAACCGACAAGAATGACGATGATCTCGACGAAGACCTTTCCTTCCTCGAACAAGACGACGTCGTCGAACCTCAGCATTCCAAGTCGGGTCACACTTCAGATCCGGACGAATTCGATGACGACGCCCTCGACGACGATTTCGACAACCACTCCGACTTCGATGAGCCCGACTCCGATTACGGCAAGTATTCGCAGCCGGAGATCGACGAGAAGGACGTTGTCGTTTTGAAGGAGAGGAATTTCAGTGACGTTATTGAGAATAATCAGTATGTGATGGTTGAGTTTTACGCGCCGTGGTGCGGCCACTGCCAGGCTCTGGCCCCGGAGTACGCGGCTGCAGCGACGGAGTTGAAGGAGGAGAAGGTGGTGCTGGCGAAGGTGGATGCAACGGAGGAGAGTGAGCTGGCTCACGAGTACGATATTCAGGGGTTTCCTACTGTGTACTTCTTCATTGATGGCGTTCACAAGCCGTATCCTGGCCAGAGGACTAA aGATGCCATAATAACTTGGATCAAGAAGAAGATAGGACCTGGTGTTTACAACATAACCACAATTGAAGATGGCGAGCGCATATTGACTTCagaaaataaagttgttttggGCTTTCTTGACTCTTTGGTG GGTCCTGAGAGTGAGGAGCTTTCTGCTGCTTCAAAACTTGAAGATGATGTCAACTTCTACCAAACTGTGAACCCTGATGTAGCAAAGCTTTTTCATATTGACCCTAAAGTTAAACGCCCTGCATTGGTCCTGCTAAAGAAGGAGGCTGAGAAATTGAGCCATTTCA ATGGTAACTTCACCAAGTCTGCAATAGCTGAGTTTGTATTTGCTAACAAGCTTCCCTTGGTGACCACCTTTACAAGGGACAGTGCACCCTTGATTTTTGAAAGTCCAATTAAGAAACAG CTGTTGCTGTTTGCTACTGCAAATGATTCAGAAAAGGTTGTCCCAGCATTTCAAGAAGCAGCAAAATCTTTTAAGGGGAAG ATTATCTTTGTATACGTAGAAATGGACAATGAAGAAATTGGAAGGCCTGTTTCAGATTATTTTGGGGTCACTGGGGATGCTCCCAAA GTTCTTGCATACACTGGAAATGATGATGCAAGGAAATTCATATTAGATGGAGAAGTGACACTCGACAAAGTTAAG GCTTTTGGGGAGGATTTCCTGGAAGACAAAGTCAAACCCTTCTTTAAATCAGATCCAATTCCTGAGTCT AATGATGAGGATGTGAAAATAGTAGTCGGGGATAACTTTGATGAAATTGTTTTGGATGAATCAAAGGATGTTCTTCTTGAG ATCTATGCACCATGGTGTGGTCATTGCCAAGCTCTTGAGCCAACATATAACAAGCTTGCCAAACATCTTCGTGGCATTGAGTCTCTTGTTATAGCCAAAATGGATGGAACCACAAATGAACACCACAGGGCAAAG TCTGATGGGTTCCCCACACTTCTATTCTTCCCAGCAGGAAACAAGAGTTCTGATCCA ATAACCGTTGACACTGATCGAACAGTGGTAGCATTGTACAAATTCCTGAAGAAACATGCATCAATTCCTTTCAAACTCGAGAAACCAGCTTCAGCTTCAAAACCAGAGGGTTCTGACGCCAAAGAGAGCGATGAGAGTAGCAGCCCCAGTGATTTGAAGGATGAATTGTGA
- the LOC117916098 gene encoding probable serine/threonine-protein kinase PBL28 isoform X1, whose protein sequence is MRLYWWQQLPLLILIQLLEPNRLSHKLYAEALLTCKSTVGSPRQFSGRAGRYPGLRQWVFVDYHKLKDQGVVSLFPKAHPPSPQIRAINLSPFAPKLYLSHKSIQSQAKLHKTRNLRITAAVDGDSGVPTLTTLPPTNVNKPSKQRLAAIVGGIGAALLVVIIVVLVYICLMRVKRFIRRTSETASSVPSPPVEWDGRNTSLQASALSPYGTTHLRQLTIMELEHATCNFSQNNIIGEGGFGLVYKGLLLDGSIVAIKRRLHTPTQFFAHEVKRIARVQHKHLVKLIGYCEENHQQLLVNDYLQNGNVGNHLFASDSEGLPIGRLEIWQRLSIALGAAKGLEHLHSLVPSFLHMHFRTSNVLVDENFTAKVSDFGLSRLLAEGARAGSSSAIDCFLDPELRSSKDFSETSDVYSYGVFLLELISGREAHGRDEPNSQQNLVLHARCINDLNNFVDKTLGDHTMDAVKEMMELALACVDTSVRRPTMKKVVEELERIQHREIGHLQAQLGEEIGVVTLGSELFK, encoded by the exons ATGCGCTTGTACTGGTGGCAACAGCTGCCGCTGCTTATACTGATTCAACTTCTAGAACCCAATAGGCTGAGCCACAAACTGTATG CTGAAGCTTTACTTACTTGCAAGAGCACAGTTGGTAGTCCTCGGCAATTCAGTGGTAGGGCCGGGAGATACCCTGGCCTGAGACAATGGGTATTTGTCGATTATCATAAGCTGAAAGACCAAGGTGTTGTTTCTTT GTTCCCAAAAGCCCATCCTCCATCTCCACAGATTAGAGCAATCAACTTATCACCTTTTGCTCCAAAGTTGTATCTCTCACACAAATCAATTCAATCACAAGCAAAGCTgcataaaacaagaaatttgaGGATAACAGCAGCAGTTGATGGGGATAGTGGTGTTCCTACACTTACGACTTTGCCACCAACTAATGTTAATAAACCAAGCAAGCAGAGACTAGCTGCCATTGTTGGGGGTATTGGTGCAGCCCTGCTTGTGGTGATAATTGTAGTACTTGTCTACATCTGCTTGATGCGTGTTAAAAGATTTATAAGGCGAACATCTGAGACAGCATCTTCTGTACCATCTCCTCCTG TTGAGTGGGATGGAAGGAACACTTCTCTACAGGCCAGTGCTCTCTCTCCATATGGTACAACGCATTTAAGACAATTAACAATCATGGAGCTGGAGCATGCTACTTGCAATTTCagtcaaaataatattataggTGAAGGTGGATTTGGTTTAGTTTATAAAGGATTGCTTCTAGATGGATCTATTGTGGCTATCAAAAGACGCTTGCATACCCCAACTCAATTTTTTGCTCATGAG GTAAAACGCATAGCTCGTGTCCAGCACAAGCATCTTGTGAAGCTAATTGGTTATTGTGAAGAAAACCATCAACAGCTACTTGTAAATGACTATCTCCAGAATGGGAATGTTGGGAATCACCT TTTTGCTTCAGATAGTGAAGGTTTACCGATTGGAAGGCTAGAAATATGGCAAAGGTTATCAATTGCACTCGGTGCAGCCAAAG GGCTTGAGCATCTTCACAGTTTGGTGCCTTCTTTCCTACACATGCACTTCAGAACAAGCAATGTACTTGTGGATGAAAACTTTACTGCTAAGGTTTCTGATTTTGGGCTTTCTAGATTGCTGGCTGAGGGTGCTCGAGCTGGATCCTCTTCTGCGATCGACTGCTTTCTTGACCCAGA GTTGAGATCATCAAAGGATTTTTCAGAGACAAGTGATGTATACAGTTATGGGGTCTTCTTACTGGAGTTGATCAGCGGACGTGAAGCACATGGCAGGGATGAGCCAAACTCGCAACAAAATCTAGTACTGCAT GCTAGATGCATCAATGATCTCAACAATTTCGTGGATAAGACATTAGGAGATCACACAATGGATGCAGTGAAAGAGATGATGGAGTTGGCTCTGGCATGTGTAGACACTAGTGTGAGAAGACCTACAATGAAGAAGGTGGTTGAAGAGCTAGAAAGGATTCAACACAGGGAAATTGGTCATCTGCAGGCCCAGTTGGGTGAGGAAATTGGTGTTGTAACACTAGGGAGTGAGCTCTTTAAATGA
- the LOC117916098 gene encoding probable serine/threonine-protein kinase PBL28 isoform X2 has translation MRLYWWQQLPLLILIQLLEPNRLSHKLYAEALLTCKSTVGSPRQFSGRAGRYPGLRQWVFVDYHKLKDQGVVSLFPKAHPPSPQIRAINLSPFAPKLYLSHKSIQSQAKLHKTRNLRITAAVDGDSGVPTLTTLPPTNVNKPSKQRLAAIVGGIGAALLVVIIVVLVYICLMRVKRFIRRTSETASSVPSPPVEWDGRNTSLQASALSPYGTTHLRQLTIMELEHATCNFSQNNIIGEGGFGLVYKGLLLDGSIVAIKRRLHTPTQFFAHEVKRIARVQHKHLVKLIGYCEENHQQLLVNDYLQNGNVGNHLYDSEGLPIGRLEIWQRLSIALGAAKGLEHLHSLVPSFLHMHFRTSNVLVDENFTAKVSDFGLSRLLAEGARAGSSSAIDCFLDPELRSSKDFSETSDVYSYGVFLLELISGREAHGRDEPNSQQNLVLHARCINDLNNFVDKTLGDHTMDAVKEMMELALACVDTSVRRPTMKKVVEELERIQHREIGHLQAQLGEEIGVVTLGSELFK, from the exons ATGCGCTTGTACTGGTGGCAACAGCTGCCGCTGCTTATACTGATTCAACTTCTAGAACCCAATAGGCTGAGCCACAAACTGTATG CTGAAGCTTTACTTACTTGCAAGAGCACAGTTGGTAGTCCTCGGCAATTCAGTGGTAGGGCCGGGAGATACCCTGGCCTGAGACAATGGGTATTTGTCGATTATCATAAGCTGAAAGACCAAGGTGTTGTTTCTTT GTTCCCAAAAGCCCATCCTCCATCTCCACAGATTAGAGCAATCAACTTATCACCTTTTGCTCCAAAGTTGTATCTCTCACACAAATCAATTCAATCACAAGCAAAGCTgcataaaacaagaaatttgaGGATAACAGCAGCAGTTGATGGGGATAGTGGTGTTCCTACACTTACGACTTTGCCACCAACTAATGTTAATAAACCAAGCAAGCAGAGACTAGCTGCCATTGTTGGGGGTATTGGTGCAGCCCTGCTTGTGGTGATAATTGTAGTACTTGTCTACATCTGCTTGATGCGTGTTAAAAGATTTATAAGGCGAACATCTGAGACAGCATCTTCTGTACCATCTCCTCCTG TTGAGTGGGATGGAAGGAACACTTCTCTACAGGCCAGTGCTCTCTCTCCATATGGTACAACGCATTTAAGACAATTAACAATCATGGAGCTGGAGCATGCTACTTGCAATTTCagtcaaaataatattataggTGAAGGTGGATTTGGTTTAGTTTATAAAGGATTGCTTCTAGATGGATCTATTGTGGCTATCAAAAGACGCTTGCATACCCCAACTCAATTTTTTGCTCATGAG GTAAAACGCATAGCTCGTGTCCAGCACAAGCATCTTGTGAAGCTAATTGGTTATTGTGAAGAAAACCATCAACAGCTACTTGTAAATGACTATCTCCAGAATGGGAATGTTGGGAATCACCTGTATg ATAGTGAAGGTTTACCGATTGGAAGGCTAGAAATATGGCAAAGGTTATCAATTGCACTCGGTGCAGCCAAAG GGCTTGAGCATCTTCACAGTTTGGTGCCTTCTTTCCTACACATGCACTTCAGAACAAGCAATGTACTTGTGGATGAAAACTTTACTGCTAAGGTTTCTGATTTTGGGCTTTCTAGATTGCTGGCTGAGGGTGCTCGAGCTGGATCCTCTTCTGCGATCGACTGCTTTCTTGACCCAGA GTTGAGATCATCAAAGGATTTTTCAGAGACAAGTGATGTATACAGTTATGGGGTCTTCTTACTGGAGTTGATCAGCGGACGTGAAGCACATGGCAGGGATGAGCCAAACTCGCAACAAAATCTAGTACTGCAT GCTAGATGCATCAATGATCTCAACAATTTCGTGGATAAGACATTAGGAGATCACACAATGGATGCAGTGAAAGAGATGATGGAGTTGGCTCTGGCATGTGTAGACACTAGTGTGAGAAGACCTACAATGAAGAAGGTGGTTGAAGAGCTAGAAAGGATTCAACACAGGGAAATTGGTCATCTGCAGGCCCAGTTGGGTGAGGAAATTGGTGTTGTAACACTAGGGAGTGAGCTCTTTAAATGA
- the LOC117916098 gene encoding receptor-like protein kinase THESEUS 1 isoform X3, which produces MRLYWWQQLPLLILIQLLEPNRLSHKLYAEALLTCKSTVGSPRQFSGRAGRYPGLRQWVFVDYHKLKDQGVVSLFPKAHPPSPQIRAINLSPFAPKLYLSHKSIQSQAKLHKTRNLRITAAVDGDSGVPTLTTLPPTNVNKPSKQRLAAIVGGIGAALLVVIIVVLVYICLMRVKRFIRRTSETASSVPSPPVEWDGRNTSLQASALSPYGTTHLRQLTIMELEHATCNFSQNNIIGEGGFGLVYKGLLLDGSIVAIKRRLHTPTQFFAHEVKRIARVQHKHLVKLIGYCEENHQQLLVNDYLQNGNVGNHLFASDSEGLPIGRLEIWQRLSIALGAAKGLEHLHSLVPSFLHMHFRTSNVLVDENFTAKVSDFGLSRLLAEGARAGSSSAIDCFLDPEK; this is translated from the exons ATGCGCTTGTACTGGTGGCAACAGCTGCCGCTGCTTATACTGATTCAACTTCTAGAACCCAATAGGCTGAGCCACAAACTGTATG CTGAAGCTTTACTTACTTGCAAGAGCACAGTTGGTAGTCCTCGGCAATTCAGTGGTAGGGCCGGGAGATACCCTGGCCTGAGACAATGGGTATTTGTCGATTATCATAAGCTGAAAGACCAAGGTGTTGTTTCTTT GTTCCCAAAAGCCCATCCTCCATCTCCACAGATTAGAGCAATCAACTTATCACCTTTTGCTCCAAAGTTGTATCTCTCACACAAATCAATTCAATCACAAGCAAAGCTgcataaaacaagaaatttgaGGATAACAGCAGCAGTTGATGGGGATAGTGGTGTTCCTACACTTACGACTTTGCCACCAACTAATGTTAATAAACCAAGCAAGCAGAGACTAGCTGCCATTGTTGGGGGTATTGGTGCAGCCCTGCTTGTGGTGATAATTGTAGTACTTGTCTACATCTGCTTGATGCGTGTTAAAAGATTTATAAGGCGAACATCTGAGACAGCATCTTCTGTACCATCTCCTCCTG TTGAGTGGGATGGAAGGAACACTTCTCTACAGGCCAGTGCTCTCTCTCCATATGGTACAACGCATTTAAGACAATTAACAATCATGGAGCTGGAGCATGCTACTTGCAATTTCagtcaaaataatattataggTGAAGGTGGATTTGGTTTAGTTTATAAAGGATTGCTTCTAGATGGATCTATTGTGGCTATCAAAAGACGCTTGCATACCCCAACTCAATTTTTTGCTCATGAG GTAAAACGCATAGCTCGTGTCCAGCACAAGCATCTTGTGAAGCTAATTGGTTATTGTGAAGAAAACCATCAACAGCTACTTGTAAATGACTATCTCCAGAATGGGAATGTTGGGAATCACCT TTTTGCTTCAGATAGTGAAGGTTTACCGATTGGAAGGCTAGAAATATGGCAAAGGTTATCAATTGCACTCGGTGCAGCCAAAG GGCTTGAGCATCTTCACAGTTTGGTGCCTTCTTTCCTACACATGCACTTCAGAACAAGCAATGTACTTGTGGATGAAAACTTTACTGCTAAGGTTTCTGATTTTGGGCTTTCTAGATTGCTGGCTGAGGGTGCTCGAGCTGGATCCTCTTCTGCGATCGACTGCTTTCTTGACCCAGA GAAATAA